The Bacteroidota bacterium region TAAATCTTTTTAAAGTTGCTATCAATGGGTAATTAGCAAAGACCCGGAAACTTTGAACATTCTGCGTGGCCATTAGATATGCAATCTTGGGAACATTGGTTGGTCATATTGCCACAGCCCACTCCACATTCCGTCATGATTTTTGTAACCTCATCAGAATTTGTTGGTAATATAATTGTTGCGGTAATAGTACACCCTCCAAGATTACTAACTATTCCTACCAGACATCCTACTCCAACTTCAGCTAAAGTTGCCAAAATTGGAGTTGTATCGGCACCATAAATGGTTTTTTTTTCATTTACTGATAAATCAGTTACAAAACTTTCCACTTTAATTTCCTGAAGATTTAATTTTTTTTTCATACGTAAAATAATTGTTATTCCCTTTTGATAAAGGCAAGGGGGTTAGCCTAAATAGTAATATTTTGGCAAGTATAGTTTTAACGGGTTACTTTCTAATACGCCATTTATTATTCGTAGCCAAGCAGTGATTATTCGTAATCGATGGCTAAGTATCTAGACAAACTCGGGAGTAAGGAGGGCTTTTCTAAGTACGCTTGTTTGTCTAACAGAAACAGGTATTTGCATACCATTTACTATTTTTACCATTCTTTCCAATCGGTTATACTCGTTCAGATAATTTAAATTAATAAGATACGATTGGTGAATACGAAGAAATATTTTGGCTGGTAGGCGCTCTTCAATCCAGGAAAGGGGTTTTGAGAGGAGAATAGTATTGCCATTCTTAAGGTGTATGGTAGCATAATTACTACTGGCTATAAAGTAAAGAATTTCGAAATAAGGAATGGATTTAATTCCCATCGCATCTGGGAATGCGAAAAAAAAACGGTATGGTAATATATTACTTTCCATTATTCTAGGGTGCTCCAATTTTTTATTCTCTCCAAAATAGGGTTCTGTGCTTATTGGTTGTTATTTAAGTCGAGAAGACTCCTAGTCAATAAGAAACTAACCAACTAATTGACTTTTCTCTTTTTAACATTCCATATTCTTTCTTTGTACTTAATACTTTATACTAACTACTATTGCTTTATTATTTTCTTTATTTCCTACGTATTGTTTCCAACCATCTCTACAAAGCACATTCCTCAAGCAGTTCAAAAAACTTGCAGTTACTTCTAATCAATCTTTAAGAGTTTTTTCTAACACTTTATTATTGATTTACTCCAACACAAGTTTTACTGCATTACCACTATCCTGTTCTCGCATAAAATAAATGCCGGCAGGTAACTTTTCATTTATAACAAACGAACTAGTAGTTATTGTAAATGTTCTAATAACCTTACCCATTAA contains the following coding sequences:
- a CDS encoding pinensin family lanthipeptide, whose product is MKKKLNLQEIKVESFVTDLSVNEKKTIYGADTTPILATLAEVGVGCLVGIVSNLGGCTITATIILPTNSDEVTKIMTECGVGCGNMTNQCSQDCISNGHAECSKFPGLC
- a CDS encoding LytTR family transcriptional regulator; translated protein: MESNILPYRFFFAFPDAMGIKSIPYFEILYFIASSNYATIHLKNGNTILLSKPLSWIEERLPAKIFLRIHQSYLINLNYLNEYNRLERMVKIVNGMQIPVSVRQTSVLRKALLTPEFV